A genome region from Tolypothrix sp. PCC 7712 includes the following:
- a CDS encoding NAD(P)/FAD-dependent oxidoreductase, protein MTRVAVVGDSLSAYAVVAVLTKLGYPCDLLCYPKKSNFYGPSLVLNDVSETLLTELFPDVNLGVDSQRLTHRWVCWGTQPVLVEQPALAIRTHSLLELLKNSKVIQHTPMIDASQWTAEQISQKYAWTVYTKHKQGAAASSLLPRSRRVPQGSFTPTAGVAIALSESSQSLIGGQRVIVTAEVQDTPKSAYTCYMESLADGWLFYAPVNGSSAMLQACLPITPVNPRRALLECLYQSTTISKFVNDLQKVNCFVSAPHLEWPLCGLGWLMVGEPAIKIDPVSGEGTPFVLRSAILAGAVIDAILSDRIPDISALNHYKTRLTHSFISHLRGCIQFYREVFSTNLAWQAEINQMIDIAETLSTQLEQQAVNVLNYRLIDFELHIG, encoded by the coding sequence GTGACTCGTGTGGCTGTTGTTGGCGATAGTTTGAGTGCTTATGCTGTAGTCGCAGTTTTAACTAAGCTGGGTTATCCTTGCGATTTGCTATGTTACCCAAAAAAATCTAACTTTTACGGGCCTTCATTAGTACTCAACGATGTGAGCGAAACATTGCTTACCGAACTTTTCCCGGATGTGAATTTGGGTGTTGATAGTCAACGTCTGACTCATCGTTGGGTGTGTTGGGGCACACAGCCAGTGCTGGTAGAACAGCCTGCATTGGCGATTAGAACCCACTCTTTACTAGAGTTACTAAAAAACTCCAAGGTCATACAGCACACGCCTATGATTGATGCTAGTCAATGGACTGCTGAACAAATATCCCAGAAATATGCTTGGACAGTCTATACCAAACACAAACAAGGTGCTGCTGCGTCTAGCTTGCTTCCACGTTCACGCCGCGTCCCGCAGGGAAGTTTTACACCAACGGCGGGCGTAGCGATCGCTTTGTCTGAAAGTTCTCAATCTTTGATTGGTGGTCAACGAGTCATAGTCACCGCAGAGGTACAAGACACGCCCAAATCTGCATACACCTGTTATATGGAATCGTTGGCTGACGGTTGGTTATTTTATGCTCCAGTCAATGGCTCTAGCGCTATGCTTCAGGCATGTTTGCCGATAACGCCAGTCAATCCTCGACGGGCGTTATTAGAATGTTTGTATCAAAGCACTACAATCAGCAAGTTTGTCAACGATTTGCAAAAGGTAAATTGTTTTGTTTCTGCCCCCCACTTGGAATGGCCTCTCTGCGGTTTAGGTTGGCTGATGGTGGGCGAACCTGCGATTAAGATTGATCCTGTAAGTGGAGAAGGTACGCCTTTTGTATTACGCAGTGCAATATTGGCAGGAGCGGTAATTGATGCAATTTTGAGCGATCGCATTCCTGATATATCTGCATTAAATCATTATAAAACTAGATTAACTCATTCATTCATTTCTCATTTGCGAGGGTGTATCCAGTTTTACCGAGAAGTATTTAGCACAAATTTAGCATGGCAAGCTGAAATAAATCAGATGATCGATATCGCTGAGACTCTATCGACTCAGCTAGAACAACAGGCTGTTAATGTGTTGAACTATCGGTTGATTGATTTTGAGTTGCACATTGGGTGA
- a CDS encoding ferritin-like domain-containing protein, with translation MKITKNNNPWRPNEFSPQDPKEWKIFPRNLTARAAYIVPGNPTTTRPEDAVDNCYPGLEMDARNLHKYFFPGLYFEVYRGDGARLVELTPSDRAAQWINLGLKESDLQDDLFLWILKGKTAADQDAENPPAIEFVDTKDLGGLYIWRKVNALFAGKTAVAIGTKPPTNGDSLNAAKAQLDSSWNNNNSHVERDPNGKLKFAVLITDRSVYLSNQGVIDPDVYKPGELTRTLCTPWTYDFRDCQCFYWASNKPDVNSSEDGKYQYLNFQRKNSNIEPQTEDIANSYEARRLREIDYAEMMVDWEQLRPVVNGREYGESYKPPIPPKGRILTLEEIKKELAYLATVEHALAVQYLYAYYSVNAPAEEPPEPDLKTFRIWKGANEVFNIAIDEMRHLHWVNQVLKLLGVETTVKRAAKIGRRFEVPFYLQSLTSTQLQWFIDVEEPSRSTSIGLDGMYVGIQTSLQQLSPEELDPETQRRAVEIIKLIIDEGEGHYVRFSTAQQNLAFYDNAGRGDLPKYIRGGHWSELSDQPNPELPNSKLYGVPHVEELGSEGFILQKQSDAVYLTLIVFLKLAFAMQNEKISGASLRKAISLMFKLNAINFQLAEKGMTPLFTIPKWWESDPPVTSQEIAHTLLNTARRQLLESGVLQSPAIAQFAQKAPLTESKVLKEPILSKVLQKAHNESIDEVFAHFDNAISETTFQ, from the coding sequence ATGAAAATCACCAAGAACAATAACCCGTGGCGGCCAAATGAATTTTCCCCCCAAGATCCAAAAGAATGGAAGATTTTTCCGCGTAACCTGACTGCACGAGCCGCTTACATTGTTCCGGGGAACCCAACCACTACCCGCCCAGAAGATGCTGTAGACAATTGCTATCCTGGGTTGGAAATGGATGCGAGGAATCTACATAAGTACTTCTTCCCCGGTTTGTATTTTGAAGTTTATCGGGGTGATGGCGCTCGACTTGTGGAATTAACTCCCAGCGATCGCGCCGCCCAGTGGATTAATTTAGGATTGAAAGAAAGCGATCTCCAAGATGACTTGTTTTTGTGGATTCTCAAGGGGAAAACTGCTGCTGATCAGGATGCAGAAAATCCGCCTGCCATTGAGTTCGTTGATACTAAAGACTTAGGCGGCTTATATATCTGGCGCAAAGTTAATGCGCTGTTTGCGGGAAAAACTGCCGTGGCGATCGGGACGAAACCACCAACGAACGGTGATAGTCTGAACGCTGCGAAAGCTCAGTTAGATAGCTCTTGGAACAATAACAATAGCCATGTAGAACGAGATCCAAATGGTAAATTGAAATTTGCCGTCTTGATTACAGATCGGTCAGTTTACTTGAGCAATCAAGGTGTCATTGATCCAGATGTTTACAAACCAGGTGAACTCACACGTACCCTGTGTACTCCCTGGACTTACGATTTCCGGGATTGCCAATGTTTTTATTGGGCATCTAATAAGCCTGATGTCAATAGTAGTGAAGATGGTAAATACCAATATCTCAACTTCCAGCGTAAGAACTCGAATATAGAACCACAAACCGAAGATATTGCTAACAGTTACGAAGCTCGTCGCCTGCGGGAAATCGACTATGCAGAAATGATGGTCGATTGGGAGCAACTGCGCCCAGTGGTGAATGGTCGGGAATATGGCGAATCCTACAAACCTCCTATTCCCCCGAAAGGACGGATTTTAACTCTAGAAGAAATTAAAAAGGAATTAGCTTATTTAGCTACAGTAGAACACGCTCTAGCGGTGCAATATCTCTACGCCTACTATTCTGTAAATGCTCCAGCCGAGGAGCCGCCAGAGCCAGATTTGAAAACATTCCGTATTTGGAAAGGGGCGAATGAGGTCTTCAATATCGCTATTGATGAAATGCGCCATTTGCACTGGGTTAACCAAGTACTAAAGTTACTGGGAGTCGAAACGACTGTCAAACGGGCTGCGAAAATTGGACGCAGATTTGAAGTACCTTTTTATTTGCAAAGTCTTACCAGTACTCAGTTGCAGTGGTTTATCGATGTAGAAGAACCTAGTCGCTCTACCTCAATTGGGCTGGATGGGATGTATGTTGGGATTCAGACCTCGTTGCAACAGCTTTCGCCAGAAGAGTTAGACCCAGAAACCCAACGTCGGGCGGTGGAGATCATCAAGCTGATTATTGATGAGGGTGAAGGACACTATGTGCGTTTCAGTACCGCCCAGCAGAATTTGGCTTTCTATGACAATGCGGGTCGTGGTGATTTGCCAAAATATATTCGCGGCGGTCACTGGAGTGAACTAAGCGATCAACCTAACCCGGAATTACCTAACAGTAAGCTCTATGGTGTTCCCCACGTTGAAGAATTAGGCAGCGAAGGGTTCATCCTACAAAAACAAAGTGACGCTGTATATTTAACGTTGATAGTGTTTTTGAAGTTGGCGTTTGCTATGCAAAATGAGAAAATCAGTGGTGCATCGCTACGCAAAGCGATTTCCTTGATGTTTAAGCTGAACGCAATCAATTTTCAACTGGCAGAAAAAGGAATGACACCACTGTTTACTATTCCTAAATGGTGGGAAAGCGATCCTCCTGTTACATCCCAGGAGATTGCCCACACTTTGTTAAATACAGCCAGAAGGCAATTGCTAGAATCAGGGGTATTACAAAGCCCTGCGATCGCTCAATTTGCCCAAAAAGCACCATTGACTGAATCCAAGGTATTGAAAGAGCCGATTCTTTCTAAAGTTTTGCAGAAAGCACACAATGAAAGTATTGATGAAGTGTTTGCACATTTTGATAATGCTATTTCCGAAACCACATTTCAATGA
- a CDS encoding LysR family transcriptional regulator encodes MNKIKLEDITLNHLKILKAVDDCGSFSKAAQKLGYSQALISKKVKQAEDYFGVILLNRSPGSICLTNKGKKLISQTLNVVETVENLREEFHATFSAEGEDLILGATSLILEVWLKQYSQRFQLCFPGRNIKKIEAHSNSFFSTSQVLDIDLLLNSCSGYKEEHHCTRLTTHKMVLFSFGKNKYPNEYSLIKINEIDWAEVVLLDEVHRELSKNEFLLEKLSRVKILTNYQDVLKYASGNQKSTVLPDFCEAEIISQYQVLTSTIQDVNEYGIYIHVPRFSELLISAEGLVRSFRLEQNNLESVPNVNLILGSYSAKEENVLRIGIQRDSIGQFIAGYGTKYISDLQRSSALIEQPIFKNVEIHRDFDLQILPFSSGEEMNRQMKRKELDICILDDISLLNNGSQFFDDLSFGSKLIGIASYNLLGQDVNIVLHKDSAIHTVNELKGKRISTLFGSNAHRFIITLFDLYNMDVSKDCRLINEDPQRASRSLANKTIDAYVCCHTFASILERYAFVRKLPLSQTNSLRIPSIRGIVCRSQFIKENPKIVVAYLHDLLVANYWFNSSPIQATDLLTKVIDVRKTQVNQFFNPVFGNRIDPTLKPQWSWLLKTLNRRLEGKYGISLFDVDFWIDDYFLRLVYNLLNLDYHFHQVSFASEFSSSYFLEEQFSRHLKVLYDNYDLPLQDEDISHRAISSVNFTKVSTT; translated from the coding sequence ATGAATAAGATTAAACTCGAAGATATTACCCTCAATCACCTCAAAATTTTAAAAGCAGTAGATGATTGTGGTAGCTTCTCGAAAGCAGCCCAAAAACTAGGATATAGTCAAGCACTAATTAGTAAGAAAGTAAAGCAAGCAGAGGATTATTTTGGGGTAATTCTGCTAAATCGCTCTCCTGGCTCTATCTGCTTAACTAATAAAGGCAAGAAATTGATTTCCCAAACACTTAATGTTGTTGAAACTGTAGAAAATCTGCGAGAAGAATTTCACGCAACATTTAGCGCTGAGGGTGAAGATTTGATATTGGGAGCGACTAGTTTAATTTTAGAAGTCTGGTTAAAACAATATTCGCAGCGATTTCAGCTTTGTTTTCCCGGTAGAAATATCAAAAAAATTGAGGCTCACAGTAATAGTTTTTTCTCTACTTCTCAAGTCTTAGATATAGATTTATTGCTTAACAGTTGTTCTGGATATAAGGAAGAACATCACTGTACTAGATTAACAACTCATAAAATGGTGCTGTTCTCTTTTGGGAAAAATAAATATCCCAATGAGTATAGCTTGATTAAAATAAATGAGATTGACTGGGCTGAAGTTGTACTTTTAGATGAGGTTCATCGGGAATTATCTAAAAATGAATTTTTGTTGGAGAAATTAAGTAGGGTTAAAATACTAACCAATTATCAAGATGTCCTCAAATATGCTTCAGGAAATCAGAAATCAACCGTTTTACCTGACTTTTGTGAAGCTGAGATCATATCTCAATACCAAGTTTTAACCTCGACCATACAAGATGTTAATGAATATGGGATTTATATTCATGTTCCCCGCTTTAGTGAATTGTTAATTTCCGCAGAGGGTTTGGTCAGAAGTTTTAGACTCGAACAAAATAACTTGGAAAGTGTGCCTAATGTAAATTTAATTTTAGGTAGCTATTCTGCTAAAGAGGAAAATGTTCTGAGGATAGGGATTCAGCGTGATTCCATAGGACAATTTATTGCAGGCTATGGAACTAAGTATATTTCTGATTTACAGAGATCATCCGCATTAATTGAACAGCCTATTTTTAAAAATGTTGAAATTCATCGAGATTTTGATTTACAAATTCTGCCCTTTTCCTCTGGAGAAGAAATGAACCGCCAGATGAAACGCAAAGAACTAGATATTTGTATTTTAGATGATATTTCTCTCTTGAATAATGGTAGTCAATTTTTTGATGATTTAAGTTTTGGTTCTAAATTAATTGGGATTGCTTCGTATAATCTTTTGGGTCAGGATGTGAACATTGTTCTCCATAAAGATTCTGCCATACATACTGTTAATGAGCTTAAAGGAAAAAGAATTTCTACGTTATTTGGTTCAAATGCCCATCGGTTCATCATTACTCTGTTTGACCTCTATAATATGGATGTCAGTAAAGATTGTAGATTAATAAATGAAGATCCACAAAGGGCTAGTAGGAGTCTCGCTAACAAAACTATAGATGCCTACGTGTGTTGTCACACTTTTGCGTCAATTTTAGAACGATATGCTTTTGTCAGAAAACTGCCTTTATCTCAAACAAATAGTTTAAGAATTCCATCAATTAGAGGAATTGTTTGTCGTTCACAGTTTATTAAAGAAAACCCGAAAATTGTTGTAGCTTATTTACATGATTTGCTAGTTGCTAACTATTGGTTTAATTCATCTCCAATTCAGGCGACAGATTTATTAACTAAAGTAATTGATGTGAGAAAAACTCAAGTTAATCAGTTTTTTAATCCTGTATTTGGTAACCGCATCGATCCGACCCTCAAACCTCAATGGTCTTGGTTGCTAAAAACTTTAAATCGCAGGTTGGAAGGAAAATATGGCATTTCCCTGTTTGATGTAGATTTCTGGATAGATGATTATTTCTTGAGGCTCGTCTATAACCTGCTAAATTTAGATTATCATTTTCATCAAGTTTCTTTTGCAAGTGAATTTTCTAGTAGCTATTTTTTAGAAGAACAGTTTAGCCGACACCTGAAAGTTCTCTATGATAATTATGATTTACCACTACAAGATGAAGATATCAGTCATAGGGCAATATCCAGTGTCAACTTCACAAAAGTCAGCACCACTTAA
- a CDS encoding radical SAM/SPASM domain-containing protein, protein MNLPLPQSPISPEVDNLSRDFHLFESAVAKHLLVVDASRVFDLDESTAQRIAQLLVVDDSVNEQEIANFRQSFVMPGGQPAIDDTPLEPPPLRSLSLNVAQSCNLGCKYCYADEGKFGSKTQFMPQDIAQQAVDRLIAEAEPGVDLVVGFMGGEPLLNRQLIHHITRYASQRGQETRHKVRFSLTTNGTLVTEEDAALFAEYRFNVSVSLDGPQLLNDQLRPTVNGRGSYAAVLRGLEVMSVQRPGHLSARMTVTPQSGRLLPILQHVLSLGVDDAGFAPVLVSPNAEYAFGPEEFELFLQHMIECGEVCKQHLLQGKRFPFTNFETALNEIHRGSHRPYPCGAGAGYLSVNAQGQLYACHRLVGDEEWAMGSVQQGSDFAARQQLLQRHHVNSIKPCSDCWARYLCGGGCYHEVSKRGRIGCDYIRGWLEFCLAAYAELSTYTPEYFVTPETYFANGITNLSGKI, encoded by the coding sequence ATGAATCTTCCATTACCACAGTCACCCATCTCGCCGGAAGTAGACAATTTATCCCGCGACTTTCATCTATTTGAGAGTGCTGTTGCCAAACACTTGCTGGTGGTAGACGCTTCACGAGTGTTCGATCTCGACGAGTCCACCGCCCAGCGCATCGCTCAATTGCTAGTGGTAGACGACTCGGTGAACGAGCAGGAAATCGCCAACTTTCGCCAAAGCTTTGTGATGCCAGGTGGTCAGCCTGCCATTGATGATACTCCCCTCGAACCGCCTCCCCTGCGTTCTTTATCGTTGAACGTTGCCCAAAGCTGCAATCTTGGCTGTAAGTATTGTTATGCTGACGAAGGCAAGTTTGGCAGCAAAACCCAGTTTATGCCCCAGGACATTGCCCAGCAAGCCGTAGACCGTCTCATCGCCGAGGCCGAGCCTGGTGTAGATTTAGTTGTCGGGTTTATGGGGGGAGAACCGCTGTTAAACCGCCAATTAATCCACCACATTACTCGTTATGCCAGCCAGCGCGGTCAAGAAACCCGACATAAAGTCCGGTTTTCTCTGACTACAAACGGCACTTTGGTGACAGAGGAAGATGCAGCCTTATTCGCCGAGTACCGATTTAATGTGTCTGTTAGCCTTGATGGGCCGCAATTGCTCAATGACCAATTGCGCCCAACAGTCAATGGTCGCGGAAGTTACGCAGCGGTTTTACGTGGCTTAGAAGTCATGTCAGTTCAGCGTCCTGGTCATTTGTCGGCTCGGATGACAGTCACGCCCCAAAGCGGACGCTTACTGCCAATTTTGCAGCATGTCCTGTCCTTGGGTGTTGATGATGCGGGATTTGCTCCGGTGCTGGTGTCACCCAATGCAGAGTATGCCTTTGGGCCTGAAGAGTTCGAGCTATTTTTGCAGCACATGATCGAATGTGGTGAGGTATGTAAACAACACCTGTTGCAGGGTAAGCGTTTCCCATTTACCAACTTTGAAACGGCACTTAATGAAATCCATCGTGGTAGCCATCGTCCCTACCCCTGTGGTGCAGGTGCGGGTTATCTGAGCGTGAATGCCCAAGGCCAACTTTATGCCTGTCATCGATTGGTAGGAGATGAAGAGTGGGCTATGGGTTCAGTCCAGCAAGGCTCAGACTTTGCGGCTCGACAGCAGCTATTACAGCGCCATCATGTCAACTCCATCAAACCATGTAGTGATTGTTGGGCGCGTTACCTCTGTGGAGGAGGTTGTTACCACGAAGTCAGCAAACGTGGGCGAATTGGCTGCGATTACATTCGCGGCTGGCTGGAATTCTGTTTGGCAGCTTATGCCGAATTGTCTACTTACACTCCTGAGTATTTTGTGACTCCCGAAACCTACTTTGCAAACGGAATTACAAATTTAAGTGGAAAAATATGA